One genomic segment of Flavobacteriaceae bacterium includes these proteins:
- a CDS encoding IS3 family transposase, with the protein MIRKGALHRIYKYLLSKLKIRHSNQVWAMDITYIPVQGGYLYLCAIIDLYSRYVVGWSLSNTMTSNRCRETLQEAIEKHGKPEILNTDKGSQFTAYEFCHWVTHPDRAIKLSMDGKGRAIDNIFIERLWHSVKYEHVYLFPASDGRECYRGLKEYFEYYNTQRIHQSIGNQHPQTIYQQTLKIAA; encoded by the coding sequence TTGATCCGTAAAGGGGCTTTGCATAGAATCTATAAGTACCTGTTGAGTAAGTTAAAGATTAGACATTCCAATCAAGTGTGGGCAATGGATATTACCTACATTCCAGTTCAGGGAGGGTATTTGTATTTATGTGCTATTATAGACCTTTACAGTCGTTATGTAGTGGGTTGGTCATTATCCAACACGATGACAAGTAACCGGTGCAGAGAAACCTTACAAGAGGCTATTGAAAAACATGGAAAACCAGAGATTCTCAATACAGATAAGGGGAGTCAGTTTACTGCCTATGAGTTCTGCCATTGGGTAACTCATCCTGATAGAGCCATCAAACTCAGTATGGATGGTAAAGGAAGAGCTATTGATAATATTTTCATTGAACGATTATGGCATAGTGTCAAATACGAACATGTATATTTGTTTCCAGCTAGTGACGGTAGAGAATGTTATAGAGGTTTAAAGGAGTATTTCGAGTATTACAATACACAAAGAATACATCAAAGTATCGGTAATCAACATCCTCAAACCATTTATCAACAAACCCTAAAAATAGCAGCATGA
- a CDS encoding IS3 family transposase (programmed frameshift) → MKRRKYSKEFKIKAVELSNVRGNTKQIAMELGISADLIYRWRRELEQRPDLAFSGNGVKQLTEDQKELERLRKQLKDVTMERDNLKKGREHLLQERSEVLKFIKDYSREYPVGKMCKIFKISRNSYYRSKNYVPSDRDGKNRMLLSEIHRICERSKSTYGSPRITEELKAKGFKVSRSRVARLMKKHGIKAVRKKKFVVTTDSKHQYPVADNVLDRDFKATAAAQKWVSDITYLKTAQGWLYLTVIIDLFDRKVIGWSLSNGLKARQTIIAAWRMAVNNRMPCEGMIFHSDRGVQYASHAFVNILKSYHVTPSMSRKGNCWDNAVAESFFKTIKTELMIDNKFISNKSLQIKVFEYIETWYNRYRRHSALGYKNIIEFEKLYQIKNVA, encoded by the exons ATGAAACGAAGAAAATACAGTAAAGAGTTTAAAATTAAAGCAGTAGAATTAAGCAATGTACGAGGTAACACAAAGCAGATTGCCATGGAATTGGGAATCAGTGCAGATCTTATTTACAGATGGCGTAGAGAATTAGAACAGCGTCCTGATTTAGCTTTTAGCGGTAATGGCGTCAAACAACTCACAGAAGATCAGAAAGAGTTAGAGCGATTACGTAAACAGCTCAAGGATGTTACCATGGAGCGGGATA ATCTTAAAAAAGGCCGTGAGCATCTTCTCCAAGAGCGATCGGAAGTATTGAAATTTATCAAAGATTACAGTAGAGAATATCCGGTTGGGAAGATGTGTAAAATTTTTAAAATTAGTAGAAACAGTTATTACAGGAGTAAGAATTATGTTCCATCAGATAGAGATGGAAAAAATCGTATGCTACTCTCTGAGATTCACCGTATCTGTGAGCGAAGTAAATCTACTTATGGAAGTCCTAGAATTACAGAGGAACTCAAAGCTAAAGGGTTTAAAGTATCTAGGTCTAGGGTAGCACGATTGATGAAAAAACACGGGATTAAAGCAGTTCGTAAAAAGAAATTTGTTGTCACGACAGATTCTAAGCATCAATATCCAGTAGCTGATAATGTATTGGATAGAGATTTTAAAGCTACCGCTGCTGCACAGAAATGGGTTTCTGATATTACCTATTTAAAGACTGCACAAGGATGGCTGTACTTAACGGTAATTATTGACCTGTTTGATCGTAAAGTCATTGGTTGGTCTTTGAGCAATGGACTCAAAGCAAGACAAACTATCATTGCTGCATGGAGAATGGCTGTAAACAACAGAATGCCTTGTGAAGGTATGATTTTTCATTCTGATCGAGGTGTACAATACGCATCTCATGCGTTTGTTAATATCCTTAAAAGTTATCATGTAACACCCAGTATGAGTAGAAAAGGAAACTGTTGGGATAATGCAGTAGCTGAATCTTTTTTTAAAACAATCAAAACAGAACTAATGATAGACAATAAGTTTATATCCAACAAAAGTCTTCAAATTAAAGTCTTTGAATACATAGAAACTTGGTACAACAGATACAGAAGACATTCTGCTCTTGGTTACAAAAATATCATCGAATTTGAAAAATTATATCAAATCAAAAATGTAGCTTAA
- the asnS gene encoding asparagine--tRNA ligase — protein MIVSSVAELVASDKFLQEVQVKGWVRTFRSNRFIALNDGSTIKNIQCVVDFENTDENLLKRITTGAAVTIKGTLTESRGRGQAVEIMVSELEITGDSNPDEYPIQPKKHSFEFLREHAHLRVRTNTFGAVMRVRSVLSFAIHTYFQENGFNYVHTPIITGSDAEGSGEMFRVTTFEPNKAPLNEKGEVDYTQDFFGKETNLTVSGQLEAETFAMALGKVYTFGPTFRAENSNTTRHLAEFWMIEPEVAFCDLDGNMDLSEDFIKSVLAYVLAHCKDDLEFLDQRLTQEEKSKPQAERSEMSLIEKLHFVADNNFKRVSYTEAIDILKNSKPNKKKKFQFPIHEWGADLQSEHERYLVEKHFKCPVILFDYPANIKAFYMRLNDDGKTVRAMDVLFPGIGEIVGGSQREERYEVLLDKIKTMGIDEKELWWYLDLRKFGTAVHSGFGLGFERLVQFATGMSNIRDVIPFPRTPQNAAF, from the coding sequence ATGATAGTAAGTAGCGTTGCCGAATTAGTAGCATCGGATAAGTTTTTACAGGAAGTACAGGTAAAGGGTTGGGTCAGGACATTTAGAAGTAATCGGTTTATTGCTTTAAACGATGGTTCTACCATTAAAAATATTCAATGTGTTGTGGATTTTGAAAATACGGATGAAAACCTGTTAAAAAGAATTACAACCGGAGCTGCCGTAACTATTAAAGGTACTTTAACAGAGAGTCGGGGAAGAGGTCAGGCTGTAGAAATAATGGTTTCCGAATTGGAAATCACAGGAGATTCGAACCCTGATGAATATCCTATTCAGCCTAAAAAACACAGTTTCGAGTTTTTAAGAGAACATGCGCATTTACGGGTAAGAACTAATACATTTGGTGCTGTAATGAGGGTTCGTTCTGTGCTCTCTTTTGCTATTCATACCTATTTTCAGGAAAACGGGTTTAATTATGTACACACACCCATTATTACAGGATCTGATGCGGAAGGCTCCGGAGAAATGTTTCGCGTAACTACTTTTGAACCTAATAAGGCCCCTTTAAACGAAAAAGGAGAGGTTGATTATACTCAGGATTTTTTTGGTAAAGAAACGAATTTAACCGTATCGGGCCAGTTGGAAGCCGAAACTTTTGCTATGGCATTGGGAAAAGTATATACATTTGGCCCTACTTTCAGAGCAGAAAACTCAAATACCACACGCCACTTAGCAGAGTTTTGGATGATTGAACCGGAAGTTGCTTTCTGCGATTTGGATGGCAATATGGATTTGTCAGAAGATTTTATAAAATCGGTTTTAGCGTATGTTTTAGCACATTGCAAAGATGATCTGGAATTTTTAGACCAGCGGCTGACACAAGAAGAAAAATCAAAGCCACAAGCAGAGAGAAGTGAAATGAGTTTGATAGAAAAGCTTCATTTTGTAGCGGATAACAACTTTAAGAGAGTAAGCTATACGGAAGCTATTGATATCCTAAAAAATTCAAAACCAAATAAGAAAAAGAAATTTCAGTTTCCTATTCATGAATGGGGAGCAGATTTGCAATCGGAACACGAAAGATATTTGGTAGAAAAACACTTTAAATGTCCGGTGATATTGTTTGATTACCCTGCAAATATTAAAGCATTTTACATGCGATTAAATGACGACGGAAAAACCGTAAGAGCTATGGATGTACTGTTCCCGGGAATCGGGGAAATTGTCGGTGGCAGCCAGCGAGAAGAGCGTTATGAGGTATTGCTTGACAAAATCAAAACGATGGGGATTGACGAAAAAGAACTTTGGTGGTATTTGGATTTGAGAAAATTTGGAACGGCGGTACATTCCGGTTTTGGACTGGGTTTTGAAAGACTGGTTCAGTTTGCTACCGGAATGAGCAATATCAGAGACGTCATTCCTTTTCCCAGAACTCCGCAAAATGCAGCATTTTAA
- the rpoN gene encoding RNA polymerase factor sigma-54, whose protein sequence is MLKQSLQYKLLQKLSPQQIQLMKLIQLPIQAFEERLKQEIEENPALDTGKESGSTEDDLGNDYEYDDDGNDTIDADDINIDEYLSDDEIPNYKTQANNYSSDDEDKHTPYAAGTTFHQYLKNQLNTFRIDEEERIIAEFLVGSIDDSGYIRRELLDLVDDLAFTQNAFTTEEKVSFVLTEVVHALDPIGVGARDLKECLIIQLKAKEETAIRKLSIAILEQAFDHFVKKHYTKLTEKFAITEEQLKEVNQEIAKLNPKPGSSYAGNDKIAEQIVPDFTIRILDGELNLSLNARNAPELHISREYNNMLKSYQESSTKSKSQKDAIFFIKQKLDAAKWFIDAIKQRQETLLVTMNCIMHYQYDYFLTGDERKLKPMILKDIADQIQMDVSTVSRVANSKYVSTPYGTKLIKEFFSESMKNDQGEDVSTREIKKNLETVISEENKKKPLTDDKLSVMLKEKGYPIARRTVAKYREQLDIPVARLRKEI, encoded by the coding sequence ATGCTAAAACAAAGTTTACAATACAAACTGCTTCAAAAATTATCTCCTCAGCAAATCCAGTTGATGAAGTTAATTCAATTGCCTATACAGGCATTTGAAGAACGATTAAAACAGGAAATTGAAGAAAACCCTGCACTAGATACCGGAAAAGAATCCGGCTCTACAGAAGATGACTTGGGGAATGACTATGAATATGATGATGACGGCAATGATACAATTGATGCGGATGATATCAATATTGACGAATACTTAAGTGATGATGAAATTCCAAACTACAAAACCCAGGCAAATAACTATTCCTCTGACGATGAAGATAAGCACACGCCTTATGCTGCCGGAACTACATTTCATCAATATTTAAAAAATCAGTTAAACACCTTTAGAATTGACGAAGAAGAAAGAATTATTGCCGAATTTTTAGTAGGAAGTATAGATGACAGCGGCTATATCAGGAGAGAGCTATTAGACTTGGTAGATGATTTGGCTTTTACGCAAAACGCGTTTACTACTGAAGAAAAAGTATCTTTTGTGCTTACGGAGGTGGTTCATGCTTTAGACCCGATTGGTGTGGGAGCGAGAGATTTAAAAGAGTGTTTGATCATTCAATTAAAAGCAAAAGAAGAAACCGCTATACGAAAACTTTCCATAGCCATTTTAGAGCAGGCTTTTGATCATTTTGTAAAAAAACACTATACAAAATTAACGGAGAAATTTGCGATTACCGAAGAACAGTTAAAAGAAGTAAACCAGGAGATTGCAAAACTGAACCCCAAGCCCGGAAGTTCTTATGCCGGAAATGATAAAATTGCCGAGCAGATAGTCCCTGATTTTACGATTCGGATTTTGGATGGTGAATTAAACCTCTCTTTAAATGCAAGAAATGCTCCGGAATTACATATTTCCAGAGAATACAACAATATGTTAAAGAGTTACCAGGAATCTTCGACGAAGAGCAAATCACAAAAAGACGCTATATTTTTTATCAAGCAAAAATTAGATGCGGCCAAGTGGTTTATCGATGCCATTAAGCAAAGACAAGAAACATTGCTAGTTACCATGAACTGCATCATGCATTATCAGTACGATTATTTTCTGACGGGGGATGAACGCAAATTGAAACCAATGATCTTAAAAGATATTGCAGATCAGATTCAGATGGATGTGTCTACGGTATCTCGTGTGGCAAACAGTAAATATGTTTCTACTCCTTACGGAACAAAGCTCATTAAAGAATTTTTTTCCGAATCTATGAAAAATGACCAGGGAGAAGATGTATCAACCAGAGAGATTAAAAAAAATTTAGAAACGGTTATTAGCGAAGAAAACAAAAAGAAACCGCTGACCGATGATAAACTCTCCGTTATGTTAAAAGAAAAAGGGTATCCCATTGCCCGAAGAACGGTTGCTAAGTACAGAGAACAATTAGACATTCCCGTTGCCAGGTTAAGAAAAGAAATCTAA
- a CDS encoding outer membrane beta-barrel protein, producing the protein MVKKLFTILFLLFVISAFGQRDSLRLGEKYADDQLYIGLTYNQFFNQPAQIGGTGFSYGFFGGFIKDIPVTGKGNISVGIGVGYGFDTFNHGLKVSETNTGFDFSVDNTITANKLSIHTIEFPLELRWRTSTAKKYKFWRIYTGIKIGYNLSNTFTYKSGSNTFKFNNIPNFRSWQYGITTSIGYDAFNAHVYYGLTSIFENAFIQNAPINTKILKIGLMFYIL; encoded by the coding sequence ATCGTGAAAAAGTTATTTACAATTCTGTTTTTACTTTTTGTAATATCTGCTTTTGGGCAGAGAGATTCTTTACGGTTAGGAGAAAAATATGCTGATGACCAGCTATATATCGGGCTTACCTACAATCAATTTTTCAATCAACCTGCTCAAATAGGGGGTACAGGGTTTTCATACGGGTTTTTCGGCGGGTTTATAAAAGATATTCCGGTAACCGGAAAAGGAAATATCTCTGTTGGAATAGGAGTTGGGTATGGTTTTGACACGTTTAATCATGGGTTAAAAGTATCGGAAACAAATACCGGTTTTGACTTTTCTGTTGACAATACTATTACTGCTAACAAACTTTCCATTCATACGATAGAATTCCCTTTGGAGTTAAGATGGAGAACCTCTACCGCTAAAAAATATAAGTTCTGGAGGATTTATACAGGTATTAAAATAGGGTATAATCTTTCTAATACGTTTACTTATAAAAGCGGGTCAAATACTTTTAAATTCAATAATATTCCTAATTTTCGTTCCTGGCAATACGGTATAACCACCTCCATAGGCTACGATGCGTTTAATGCACATGTCTATTACGGATTGACTTCCATATTTGAAAACGCCTTCATACAAAATGCTCCTATTAATACAAAAATTTTGAAAATAGGATTGATGTTTTATATTTTGTAG
- a CDS encoding biopolymer transporter ExbD encodes MSKFRKKKKGMPAVNTAALPDIVFMLLFFFMVTTTPRDTSLQIETPRLPSAVEVKKLEHKSLVSTIYVGKAKDSKYGVGYNRIQLNDKIATADDVPAFILNAREGVPENQVPFMTTSIKADKESSVGTITDIRLKLRDVNALKVSYSAAQSATE; translated from the coding sequence ATGTCAAAATTTAGAAAAAAGAAAAAAGGGATGCCGGCGGTAAATACGGCTGCATTGCCTGATATTGTATTTATGTTGCTGTTTTTCTTTATGGTGACCACCACTCCGAGAGATACTTCTTTACAGATTGAAACTCCGAGACTACCCAGTGCTGTCGAAGTAAAAAAACTGGAGCACAAAAGCCTGGTAAGCACCATATATGTGGGTAAAGCCAAAGATTCCAAGTATGGTGTCGGGTATAACAGAATACAATTGAATGATAAGATTGCAACAGCTGACGATGTTCCGGCATTTATATTAAACGCCAGAGAAGGAGTTCCGGAAAATCAGGTTCCTTTTATGACCACTTCCATAAAGGCAGATAAAGAATCAAGTGTAGGAACCATTACGGATATCCGTTTAAAACTAAGAGATGTAAATGCACTGAAAGTGAGCTACTCTGCTGCTCAGTCTGCAACGGAATAA
- a CDS encoding biopolymer transporter ExbD, translating into MARRENPEINAGSMADIAFLLLIFFLVTTTVNVDSGISKKLAEKPPPDYIPPIIKERNIFEVNINFRNELQVEGERMNIKDLKEAAIAFIDNGGGLGKPNEDGTPGLPCDYCKGERNESSSDHPNKAVISVQSDRSTNYETYLAVQDELLKAYRVLRNRLCQERYEMSFTELEALYKKSNRKDEDLRKKIDDIKTSYPQIVSDAEPTSAN; encoded by the coding sequence ATGGCAAGAAGAGAAAATCCGGAAATTAATGCAGGGTCTATGGCAGATATTGCCTTCCTCTTATTGATTTTTTTCCTGGTAACCACAACGGTAAACGTAGATTCGGGAATCTCTAAAAAGTTAGCAGAAAAGCCACCACCCGATTATATCCCGCCGATTATCAAGGAGAGAAACATTTTTGAAGTGAATATTAATTTTAGAAATGAACTTCAGGTAGAGGGTGAGCGTATGAATATTAAAGATCTCAAAGAGGCTGCTATTGCTTTTATTGATAATGGGGGAGGTCTTGGGAAACCAAATGAAGACGGTACGCCGGGATTACCCTGTGACTATTGTAAAGGGGAAAGAAACGAATCATCTTCGGACCACCCTAACAAAGCGGTTATTTCCGTACAAAGCGATCGCAGTACGAACTATGAAACTTATCTTGCAGTACAGGATGAGTTGCTAAAAGCCTATCGGGTTTTAAGAAATCGACTATGTCAAGAGAGATACGAGATGTCTTTTACGGAATTAGAAGCGCTTTATAAAAAAAGTAATAGAAAAGATGAGGATTTACGGAAAAAGATTGACGATATTAAAACGAGTTACCCTCAAATTGTATCGGATGCGGAGCCTACCTCGGCAAATTAA
- a CDS encoding MotA/TolQ/ExbB proton channel family protein, with amino-acid sequence MKKVVNILTVTGCMFFGAVQSTFAQETEATKTFHQELKQRFIEGDPRFMGIVLLALILGLAIAIERIIYLNMATTNTNKLVADVDNALSSGGVEAAKEVCRNTKGPVASIFYQGLDRVDEGIETAEKAVVGYGGVQMGLLEKNISWLSLFIALAPMLGFMGTVIGMIDAFDKIAVANDISPGLVAGGIKIALLTTVFGLIVAIILQIFYNYIVSKIDSIVNNMEDASIKLVDLLVKYKK; translated from the coding sequence ATGAAAAAAGTAGTAAATATCCTAACCGTAACAGGGTGTATGTTTTTTGGAGCTGTTCAATCCACTTTTGCGCAAGAGACTGAAGCAACCAAAACGTTTCACCAAGAATTAAAACAACGTTTTATAGAGGGTGATCCGCGTTTTATGGGCATTGTATTATTAGCTCTTATACTAGGCCTGGCGATTGCTATAGAAAGAATTATTTACTTAAACATGGCTACTACGAATACGAATAAACTGGTAGCAGATGTAGATAATGCATTAAGCTCCGGTGGTGTAGAGGCCGCAAAAGAGGTTTGCAGAAATACAAAAGGTCCTGTGGCGTCTATTTTTTATCAGGGCCTGGACAGAGTAGATGAAGGTATTGAGACGGCAGAAAAAGCAGTGGTAGGCTACGGAGGCGTACAGATGGGGTTATTGGAGAAAAACATTTCCTGGTTATCATTATTTATTGCGCTGGCACCCATGCTTGGATTCATGGGAACCGTAATTGGTATGATTGATGCTTTTGATAAAATTGCAGTAGCAAATGATATTTCTCCGGGATTAGTAGCAGGAGGAATTAAAATAGCTTTATTAACTACGGTATTTGGTTTGATTGTGGCCATCATATTACAGATTTTCTACAATTATATCGTATCAAAAATAGACAGCATTGTAAATAATATGGAAGATGCGTCTATCAAACTGGTTGATTTATTGGTTAAATACAAAAAATAA
- a CDS encoding type I asparaginase translates to MANKSNILLVYAGGTIGMVKDDVSGALKAFNFDRILEKIPELKQVHCTIDTISFEEPIDSSNMNIAYYIKIAEIIERHYTYDGFVVLTGSDTMSYTSSAISFMLEHLTKPVIFTGSQLPIGDLRTDAKENLITSIEIAAAQKNGRPILNEVCLYFEYKLYRANRTSKINAEQFSAFSSPNYPELARSGVHLTFNEEYLLKVHDLSRNLIVRKQLDTHIAILKIFPGITEQVVSGILTIQNLKGVVLESYGAGNAPTCNWFIDALESAIKNGIHIVNVTQCNGGSVLMGHYETSTALKRIGVIDGKDITTESAVAKLMYLLGESLSKNGFHKYFTTSLRGEISEN, encoded by the coding sequence ATGGCAAACAAATCTAATATTTTACTGGTATATGCGGGAGGTACCATTGGTATGGTCAAAGATGACGTGTCCGGGGCATTAAAGGCATTTAACTTTGACCGGATCTTAGAGAAAATCCCCGAACTAAAGCAAGTTCATTGTACTATTGATACGATTTCATTTGAGGAACCTATAGATTCTTCTAATATGAATATTGCGTATTATATCAAGATTGCAGAAATCATAGAACGACATTATACTTATGACGGTTTTGTTGTGTTAACAGGATCAGATACCATGTCGTATACTTCTTCTGCTATTAGTTTTATGTTAGAGCACTTAACAAAGCCTGTGATATTTACAGGTTCTCAATTGCCCATAGGAGATTTAAGGACCGATGCAAAAGAAAACCTGATTACTTCCATTGAAATTGCTGCTGCCCAAAAAAACGGACGCCCGATACTAAACGAAGTGTGTTTGTATTTTGAATATAAGTTATACCGGGCCAACAGAACTTCAAAAATCAATGCAGAGCAATTCAGTGCTTTTTCCTCGCCCAATTATCCCGAATTGGCCAGAAGTGGAGTGCATCTGACATTCAATGAAGAATACCTGTTAAAAGTGCATGATCTTAGCCGCAACTTAATAGTTAGAAAGCAATTAGACACTCATATAGCCATACTTAAAATTTTTCCCGGAATTACAGAACAAGTCGTCTCCGGTATTTTAACGATTCAAAATTTAAAAGGTGTTGTTTTAGAATCCTACGGAGCCGGCAATGCCCCAACCTGCAATTGGTTCATTGATGCTCTGGAAAGTGCAATAAAAAATGGCATACATATTGTAAATGTAACACAATGTAACGGAGGAAGTGTGTTGATGGGACACTATGAAACAAGTACGGCATTAAAAAGAATCGGGGTAATAGATGGTAAAGATATCACAACAGAATCCGCCGTAGCAAAACTAATGTACTTGTTAGGGGAATCATTGAGTAAAAACGGTTTTCACAAGTATTTCACAACTTCTCTAAGAGGAGAAATATCTGAAAATTAA